The proteins below are encoded in one region of Neisseria macacae ATCC 33926:
- a CDS encoding IS3 family transposase → MLYARRGRLPKGVKSPQPKADRKGQSQTVQTLRAQHPLKYLLHIANLPKSSFYYHHQDRPDPEAADKALLVETYRRHKGRYGQRRIAAALGWNRKKVARLMKQMELKALIRAKKAYRHPAMGEISEHLLKRRFKARKPNEKWLTDVTELKGKDGKLYLSPILDLFNREIVAYAMSRRADSEMVKEMLEKAAPRLTAKGTMLHSDQGVLYRTSGYRELLAEYSMVQSMSRKANCWDNAPMESFFAVLKTECFYNAGELTVDELMKQIDDYMDYYNRERCSLKLKKLSPVAYRTQLAQSA, encoded by the coding sequence GTGCTATATGCGCGCAGAGGTCGCCTACCTAAAGGAGTTAAAAGCCCTCAGCCAAAAGCAGACCGCAAAGGACAAAGCCAAACCGTCCAAACACTGAGGGCGCAACACCCGCTCAAATACCTGCTGCACATCGCAAACCTGCCCAAAAGCAGCTTTTACTACCATCACCAAGACCGACCCGATCCCGAAGCAGCCGACAAAGCCCTCCTTGTCGAAACCTACCGGCGGCATAAAGGACGCTACGGACAAAGGCGCATTGCCGCAGCATTGGGTTGGAACCGCAAAAAAGTGGCGCGGTTGATGAAGCAGATGGAACTGAAAGCCCTCATACGGGCGAAAAAAGCCTACCGCCATCCCGCCATGGGCGAAATATCGGAACACCTCCTCAAACGCCGGTTCAAAGCCCGAAAGCCCAACGAAAAATGGCTGACCGACGTTACCGAACTCAAAGGGAAGGACGGCAAACTGTACCTCTCGCCAATCTTGGACTTGTTCAACCGCGAGATCGTCGCCTACGCCATGAGCCGCAGAGCCGACAGCGAAATGGTGAAGGAAATGCTCGAAAAAGCCGCCCCCCGTCTGACTGCTAAAGGAACGATGCTGCATTCGGACCAAGGCGTGCTGTACCGTACGTCGGGATATAGGGAATTGCTTGCGGAGTATTCCATGGTTCAAAGCATGTCGCGAAAGGCGAACTGTTGGGACAATGCGCCGATGGAAAGCTTCTTTGCGGTGTTAAAGACGGAGTGTTTCTATAACGCAGGTGAATTGACGGTAGATGAATTGATGAAGCAGATAGATGACTATATGGATTACTACAACCGGGAGCGTTGCAGTTTGAAATTGAAAAAGCTGAGTCCTGTCGCATACAGAACCCAGCTTGCACAGAGCGCCTGA
- a CDS encoding helix-turn-helix domain-containing protein, whose amino-acid sequence MSKYTLHFKYQAVLHYLHIRSQQRTADHYGISRTHLRRWIRAYQEGGIGALEHPQSKTMPQHRKNPFIADKPDQEKTQAELIEELCYMRAEVAYLKELKALSQKQTAKDKAKPSKH is encoded by the coding sequence ATGAGCAAATATACATTACACTTCAAATACCAAGCCGTACTCCACTACCTGCATATACGCAGCCAACAACGTACCGCAGACCACTACGGCATTTCCCGAACCCACCTGAGACGATGGATACGCGCCTATCAAGAAGGCGGTATCGGCGCACTCGAACATCCCCAATCCAAAACCATGCCCCAACACCGCAAAAACCCCTTCATCGCAGATAAACCCGACCAAGAAAAAACACAGGCAGAGCTTATTGAAGAACTGTGCTATATGCGCGCAGAGGTCGCCTACCTAAAGGAGTTAAAAGCCCTCAGCCAAAAGCAGACCGCAAAGGACAAAGCCAAACCGTCCAAACACTGA
- the dapB gene encoding 4-hydroxy-tetrahydrodipicolinate reductase, translated as MSALKIAIAGVNGRMGRVLVEAVNNHPDTVLSGALEHSGSEVLGLDAGFASGIKTGIAISDDVDAVLAQSDVLIDFTRPEPTLKHLQKCVEKGVNIIIGTTGFDDAGKAVIRAAGEKTGVVFAANFSVGVNLTFHILDTVARVLNEGYDIEIIEGHHRHKVDAPSGTALRMGEVIADALGRDLKQCAVYGREGHTGPRDPSTIGFATVRAGDIVGDHTALFATNGERVEITHKASSRMTFAAGAVRAAVWVNGKTGLYDMQDVLGLKNR; from the coding sequence ATGAGCGCATTGAAAATCGCCATCGCCGGCGTCAACGGTCGCATGGGGCGCGTACTGGTTGAAGCCGTCAACAACCATCCCGACACCGTCCTCTCTGGCGCACTCGAACATTCAGGCTCTGAAGTCTTAGGCTTGGACGCAGGTTTCGCCTCCGGCATCAAAACCGGCATCGCCATTTCAGACGACGTTGACGCCGTCCTCGCCCAAAGCGACGTACTCATCGACTTCACCCGCCCCGAGCCGACCCTCAAACACCTGCAAAAATGCGTTGAAAAAGGCGTCAACATCATCATCGGCACCACCGGTTTCGACGACGCAGGCAAAGCCGTCATCCGAGCCGCAGGCGAAAAAACAGGCGTCGTCTTCGCCGCCAACTTCAGCGTCGGCGTCAACCTCACCTTCCACATCCTCGACACCGTCGCCCGCGTCCTCAACGAAGGCTACGACATCGAAATCATCGAAGGCCACCACCGCCACAAAGTCGACGCCCCCAGCGGCACCGCCCTGCGCATGGGCGAAGTCATCGCCGACGCACTCGGCCGCGACCTCAAACAATGCGCCGTTTACGGCCGCGAAGGCCACACCGGCCCGCGCGATCCGTCCACCATCGGCTTTGCCACCGTCCGCGCAGGCGACATCGTCGGCGACCACACCGCCCTCTTCGCCACCAACGGCGAACGCGTCGAAATCACCCACAAAGCCAGCAGCCGCATGACCTTCGCCGCCGGAGCCGTCCGCGCCGCAGTTTGGGTCAACGGCAAAACAGGTTTATACGATATGCAGGACGTTTTGGGATTGAAAAACCGCTAA
- a CDS encoding AmpG family muropeptide MFS transporter: MQRIFSRNMLICIFTGFTSGLPLYFLINLIPAWLRTENIDLKTIGLMSLIGLPFTWKFIWSPVMDAVRPPFLGRRRGWMLVTQIGLLLTLAAYAFLNPHQHLPIIVGLSVAVAFFSASQDIVLDAFRREILSDKELGLGNSIHVNAYRVAALVPGSLSLILADIMPWNSVFLITSLFMLPGLLMTLLLAQEPNMPPTAPRTLTQTVVEPFQEFFSRKGTKQAILVLLFIFLYKLGDSMATALATPFYLDMGFSKTDIGLIAKNAGLWPAVIAGILGGIWMLKLGVNKALWLFGVVQIVTILGFAWLAGFGKFSIITLTEKTMLAGVISAEAFGVGLGTAAFVAYMARETNPAFTATQLALFTSLSAVPRTFMNASAGFLIEKMGYVNFFWLCFILGIPGMLLLFKVAPWNGDKKEQSA, translated from the coding sequence ATGCAGCGGATTTTTTCGCGCAATATGCTGATTTGTATTTTTACGGGCTTCACATCGGGGCTGCCGCTTTATTTCCTGATTAACCTGATTCCTGCTTGGCTGCGCACCGAAAACATCGACCTGAAAACCATCGGTCTGATGTCTTTAATCGGTCTGCCGTTTACTTGGAAATTTATCTGGTCGCCCGTAATGGATGCCGTGCGCCCGCCCTTTCTTGGCCGCCGACGCGGTTGGATGCTGGTTACGCAAATCGGTCTGCTGCTGACCCTTGCTGCTTACGCATTCCTCAATCCGCACCAACACCTGCCCATCATCGTCGGCCTCTCCGTTGCCGTTGCTTTTTTTTCCGCCAGTCAGGATATCGTACTGGACGCCTTCCGCCGAGAAATCCTATCGGACAAAGAACTGGGTCTAGGCAACTCCATCCATGTCAATGCCTACCGCGTCGCCGCCCTCGTTCCCGGCTCGTTGAGCCTGATTTTGGCCGACATTATGCCGTGGAACAGCGTCTTCCTCATTACCTCCCTATTCATGCTGCCCGGTCTATTGATGACGCTGCTTCTTGCCCAAGAACCAAACATGCCGCCCACTGCACCGCGAACGCTGACTCAAACCGTAGTTGAACCGTTTCAAGAATTTTTCTCTCGCAAAGGCACAAAACAAGCCATCTTGGTGCTGTTATTCATCTTCCTGTACAAACTCGGTGACAGCATGGCCACTGCACTGGCTACTCCGTTTTATCTCGACATGGGTTTCAGCAAAACCGACATCGGTCTGATTGCCAAAAACGCCGGTCTCTGGCCCGCCGTTATCGCCGGCATACTCGGCGGTATCTGGATGCTGAAACTCGGCGTCAACAAAGCCCTGTGGCTCTTCGGCGTCGTACAAATCGTTACTATCCTGGGCTTTGCCTGGCTGGCCGGCTTCGGCAAATTCAGTATCATTACCCTGACCGAAAAAACAATGCTCGCAGGCGTTATCAGCGCGGAGGCATTCGGTGTCGGATTGGGTACTGCCGCCTTTGTAGCCTACATGGCGCGCGAAACCAATCCAGCCTTTACCGCCACCCAACTTGCCCTGTTTACCAGCCTATCCGCCGTACCGCGCACGTTTATGAACGCGTCAGCAGGTTTTCTGATTGAAAAGATGGGCTATGTCAATTTCTTTTGGCTGTGTTTTATATTGGGGATTCCTGGGATGTTGCTGCTATTTAAAGTTGCGCCTTGGAACGGAGATAAAAAAGAACAATCTGCTTAA
- the queA gene encoding tRNA preQ1(34) S-adenosylmethionine ribosyltransferase-isomerase QueA, translating into MDISDFDFTLPDRLIAQHPPEVRGSSRLLVALPDISLQDRVFGDLPDYIEAGDVLVFNNTKVMKARLFGQKESGGKIEALIERVLDNHTALAHIRSSKSPKTGTKLIFEGDICAVMVERADELFCLRFEGGQTVYELLEQNGHLPLPPYIERAAGADDDTRYQTVYAKHQGAVAAPTAGLHFTDELLGRLKAKGVETAEVTLHVGAGTFQPVRVDKIEEHKMHSEWFDVPPETVAAIEAAHARGNKVWAVGTTSMRALESAARETGRLKAGQGDTDIFITPGYRFRVIDRLITNFHLPKSTLLMLVSAFSGMEHIRAVYRHAVEHEYCFFSYGDAMVLGRSEP; encoded by the coding sequence ATGGACATTTCCGATTTCGATTTTACCCTGCCCGACCGATTAATTGCCCAGCATCCGCCCGAAGTGCGCGGCAGCAGCCGTCTTTTGGTCGCGCTGCCCGATATATCACTGCAAGACCGCGTGTTCGGCGATTTGCCTGATTATATTGAGGCGGGCGACGTTTTGGTGTTCAACAACACCAAAGTCATGAAAGCGCGGCTGTTCGGGCAAAAAGAGAGCGGCGGCAAAATCGAAGCCTTGATAGAGCGCGTTTTGGACAACCATACCGCGCTGGCGCACATCCGCTCGTCCAAATCGCCCAAAACCGGCACGAAGCTGATTTTTGAAGGCGATATTTGTGCCGTCATGGTTGAGCGTGCGGACGAACTGTTCTGCCTGCGTTTTGAAGGCGGGCAAACCGTTTACGAGCTGCTGGAGCAAAACGGCCATTTGCCGCTGCCGCCGTATATCGAACGTGCCGCCGGAGCAGATGACGACACGCGCTATCAAACCGTCTATGCCAAACATCAGGGCGCGGTCGCGGCGCCGACGGCAGGTTTGCATTTTACGGACGAGCTTTTAGGTCGTCTGAAAGCCAAAGGCGTGGAAACGGCGGAAGTCACCCTGCACGTCGGCGCGGGAACGTTCCAGCCCGTGCGCGTGGACAAAATCGAAGAACACAAAATGCACAGCGAATGGTTTGACGTACCGCCCGAAACCGTCGCCGCCATCGAAGCCGCCCATGCGCGCGGAAACAAAGTTTGGGCAGTCGGCACCACTTCCATGCGCGCCCTCGAATCCGCCGCGCGCGAGACAGGTCGTCTGAAAGCGGGACAGGGCGACACCGATATTTTCATCACGCCAGGCTACCGCTTCCGCGTCATCGACCGCCTGATTACCAATTTCCACCTGCCCAAATCCACGCTTCTGATGCTCGTCAGCGCGTTTTCGGGCATGGAACACATCCGCGCGGTGTACCGCCATGCGGTCGAACATGAATACTGTTTTTTCAGCTATGGAGACGCAATGGTTTTAGGACGCTCGGAACCTTAA
- a CDS encoding nuclease-related domain-containing protein: protein MDTDFLSSGGLVLTGCAAAFVLATCLSKNTPVKQFISRFAVNVRADCSLDESVYHEFRGLDIYRDGQHEQIDYVYVSCFGIFVVATPNYQGRIWGDDGNGMWTQKFHKSKTLFPNPLLKNQQYIRILSEKLHLPTRAFSSVVVFPGNCQFQTMMPDNVTEDSDFAEYISQYTEVVLMPEEVKQIREVLEGYEFDLVFNRQRFESHV, encoded by the coding sequence ATGGATACCGACTTTCTGTCTTCGGGCGGTCTTGTGCTGACGGGCTGTGCAGCGGCATTTGTGCTGGCAACCTGCCTGTCTAAAAATACGCCTGTCAAACAATTTATCAGCCGTTTCGCCGTCAATGTCCGTGCGGATTGCAGCTTGGACGAATCTGTCTATCATGAGTTTCGCGGCTTGGATATTTATCGGGACGGGCAGCATGAACAGATTGATTATGTTTATGTGTCCTGTTTCGGGATTTTCGTGGTTGCCACGCCGAATTATCAGGGCAGGATTTGGGGCGACGACGGCAATGGGATGTGGACGCAGAAGTTTCACAAAAGCAAGACGCTGTTCCCCAACCCTTTGTTGAAAAACCAGCAATACATTCGGATTTTGTCTGAGAAGCTCCACCTGCCGACGCGGGCGTTTTCTTCGGTGGTGGTTTTTCCGGGTAATTGCCAATTTCAAACCATGATGCCGGACAATGTTACGGAAGACTCTGATTTTGCCGAATATATTTCACAATATACAGAAGTCGTGCTGATGCCCGAAGAAGTCAAGCAAATCAGGGAAGTGCTGGAAGGCTATGAATTTGATTTGGTTTTCAACCGGCAGAGGTTTGAATCGCATGTATGA
- a CDS encoding outer membrane protein assembly factor BamE — MNKPLCLALVALIGLSACSAERVSLFPSYKLKVIQGNELDPRAVVSLQAGMSRDQVQLLLGTPLLRDAFHADRWDYTFNTSRNGIIKDRSNLTVYFENDVLVRAEGDAIQKSIETLQAEQKAAQTAQ, encoded by the coding sequence GTGAACAAACCCCTCTGTCTTGCCCTCGTCGCCCTCATCGGACTTTCCGCATGCAGCGCCGAACGCGTTTCCCTGTTCCCCTCCTACAAACTCAAAGTCATCCAAGGCAACGAACTTGATCCCCGCGCCGTCGTCTCCCTCCAAGCAGGCATGAGCCGCGACCAAGTCCAACTCCTGCTCGGCACCCCGCTGCTGCGCGACGCATTCCATGCCGACCGCTGGGACTACACCTTCAATACCAGCCGCAACGGCATCATCAAAGACCGCAGCAACCTCACCGTTTATTTTGAAAACGACGTCCTTGTCCGCGCAGAAGGCGATGCCATCCAAAAATCCATCGAAACCCTCCAAGCCGAACAAAAAGCAGCCCAAACTGCACAATAA
- the accB gene encoding acetyl-CoA carboxylase biotin carboxyl carrier protein, with the protein MDLRKLKKLIDLVEESGIAEIEVTEGEEKVRITRATAAPAPVYAAPAQVAVPAPAPAAAPAAAAAPAPAAPAARDLSNAQKSPMVGTFYRAPGPNAAAFVEVGQQVKAGDTLCIIEAMKLMNEIEAEKSGTVKEILVENGTPVEFGEPLFIIE; encoded by the coding sequence ATGGATTTGCGCAAATTAAAAAAACTGATTGATTTAGTAGAAGAATCAGGTATCGCCGAAATCGAAGTGACCGAAGGCGAGGAAAAAGTCCGTATTACCCGCGCCACCGCCGCTCCGGCTCCCGTTTATGCCGCGCCCGCCCAAGTAGCGGTGCCTGCCCCTGCACCCGCCGCCGCGCCTGCCGCCGCAGCAGCTCCCGCTCCCGCAGCCCCAGCCGCCCGCGACCTGTCCAATGCGCAAAAATCGCCTATGGTCGGTACGTTCTACCGCGCGCCCGGCCCGAATGCCGCCGCCTTCGTCGAAGTCGGTCAGCAAGTCAAAGCCGGCGATACATTGTGTATCATCGAAGCGATGAAGTTGATGAACGAAATCGAAGCCGAGAAATCCGGCACGGTTAAAGAAATTCTGGTGGAAAACGGTACGCCTGTGGAATTTGGCGAGCCGCTCTTCATCATCGAATAA
- the fur gene encoding ferric iron uptake transcriptional regulator — MGKRAEIAYYNVYYFTGILNIMEKFSNIAQLKDSGLKVTGPRLKILDLFESHAEEHLSAEDVYRILLEEGVEIGVATIYRVLTQFEQAGILQRHHFETGKAVYELDKGDHHDHIVCVKCGEVTEFHNPEIEALQDKIAEENGYRIVDHALYMYGVCGECQAKSKR; from the coding sequence GTGGGCAAGCGGGCTGAAATTGCGTATTATAACGTCTATTACTTCACAGGGATATTGAATATTATGGAAAAATTCAGCAATATTGCGCAATTGAAAGACAGCGGTTTGAAGGTTACCGGTCCGCGTTTGAAAATCTTGGATTTGTTCGAGTCGCATGCTGAAGAGCATTTGAGTGCCGAAGATGTGTACCGTATTTTGCTGGAAGAGGGTGTGGAAATCGGCGTAGCGACGATTTACCGCGTGTTGACCCAGTTCGAGCAGGCAGGCATTTTGCAGCGCCACCATTTTGAAACCGGCAAGGCGGTTTACGAATTGGACAAAGGCGACCACCACGACCATATCGTCTGCGTGAAATGCGGCGAGGTAACGGAATTTCACAATCCCGAAATCGAAGCCTTGCAAGACAAAATCGCGGAAGAAAACGGCTACCGCATCGTTGACCACGCGCTTTATATGTACGGCGTGTGCGGCGAATGCCAAGCGAAGAGCAAACGCTGA
- a CDS encoding ArsR/SmtB family transcription factor has protein sequence METKRLSSLLKLIANPDRMTILFMLMDSERSIAELSEALGQPATAVSNHLARLRSEGLIDFTRYHRIIEYRLVSEEAAVILDTLRNLENRKAA, from the coding sequence ATGGAAACCAAACGTCTCTCTTCCCTTCTCAAACTCATCGCCAACCCCGACCGCATGACCATTTTGTTCATGCTGATGGACAGCGAACGCAGCATCGCCGAATTATCCGAAGCGCTCGGACAGCCTGCGACCGCCGTTTCCAACCATCTCGCGCGCCTGCGCTCCGAAGGTCTGATCGATTTCACCCGCTACCACCGCATCATCGAATACCGTCTGGTATCCGAAGAAGCTGCCGTCATCCTCGATACGTTGCGCAATTTGGAAAACCGTAAAGCCGCCTAA
- the aat gene encoding leucyl/phenylalanyl-tRNA--protein transferase, with the protein MSIPLLYPNDYTFPDPFSALEECDGVVGISRDLDTGRLLSAYRQGIFPWFSEDGWFFWHTIDPRAVIVPENLHIGRSLAKTLRNKPYRVTVNQCFEAVIAHCAAFPRPGQDGTWIVPEFQAAYTELHRLGHAHSFECFYPDETGRLKLAGGFYGVQIGRVFYGESMFALEPDASKIAFARAVPFLAGLGIELIDCQQDTLHMHRFGSEPIPFAEFQTTLQRLNALPLKEALGARVVGGTLE; encoded by the coding sequence ATGAGTATCCCCTTGCTTTACCCTAATGATTACACTTTCCCCGATCCGTTTTCCGCGCTGGAAGAATGCGACGGCGTGGTCGGTATCAGCCGCGATTTGGATACGGGACGGCTGCTGTCGGCGTATCGGCAGGGGATTTTCCCGTGGTTCAGCGAAGACGGCTGGTTTTTTTGGCATACCATAGATCCGCGTGCCGTCATCGTGCCTGAAAATCTGCATATCGGGCGTTCGTTGGCGAAAACCTTGCGCAACAAACCCTATCGGGTAACGGTCAACCAATGTTTCGAAGCCGTCATTGCGCATTGCGCCGCCTTTCCGCGCCCCGGTCAGGACGGCACATGGATTGTTCCCGAATTCCAAGCCGCTTATACCGAGCTGCACCGCTTGGGGCACGCGCATTCGTTTGAATGTTTCTATCCCGATGAAACAGGTCGTCTGAAACTGGCGGGCGGCTTTTACGGCGTACAAATCGGACGGGTGTTTTACGGAGAATCCATGTTCGCCCTTGAGCCGGATGCCTCCAAAATCGCCTTCGCGCGAGCCGTCCCGTTTCTTGCCGGATTGGGCATCGAGTTGATTGACTGTCAGCAAGATACCCTGCATATGCATCGTTTCGGTTCGGAACCGATACCGTTCGCCGAATTTCAGACGACCTTGCAACGCTTGAACGCTTTGCCTTTGAAGGAAGCGTTGGGCGCGCGGGTAGTGGGTGGAACGTTGGAATAG
- a CDS encoding YqaE/Pmp3 family membrane protein produces MRLLLAIFLPFAVFFTIGRPIAGIICLILQITLIGWIPAAMWAVYALSQYKTDEKIRNALDKR; encoded by the coding sequence ATGCGCCTGCTGTTAGCCATCTTCCTGCCCTTTGCCGTATTCTTCACTATCGGCCGTCCGATTGCGGGCATCATCTGCCTGATTCTCCAAATCACCTTAATCGGCTGGATTCCTGCCGCCATGTGGGCGGTGTACGCGTTGAGCCAATACAAGACCGATGAAAAAATCCGCAATGCGTTGGACAAAAGGTAA
- a CDS encoding bile acid:sodium symporter family protein, whose amino-acid sequence MNFLTAVSRQMTRFTALIIVLASIVAFIEPATFSWVKGDTQVVVLGIIMLGMGMTLGKEDYQILAKRPLDIFIGAVAQYTIMPLLAIGIAKVFNLSPGLTLGLVLVGTCPGGVSSNIMSFLAKGDVAFSVGMTTVSTVLAPVMTPLWMTYLVGQTVEMDGWGMFKFMLLVTLLPVVIGSAANMLLHKKHWFEDVRAIMPAVAVAAFACIVGGVAAVHGHRFAESALVMVLAIAAHNIGGYILGYYSGALTGMNTAKKRTIAIEVGVQNAGLATGLSAKFFPGNAESAVATAVACVWHSVSGTVLGNLFAWWDKRKQ is encoded by the coding sequence ATGAACTTTCTGACCGCCGTCAGCCGGCAAATGACCCGATTTACCGCCCTGATTATCGTCCTTGCTTCTATCGTCGCCTTTATCGAGCCCGCGACTTTTTCATGGGTAAAAGGCGATACGCAAGTCGTCGTACTCGGCATCATTATGCTCGGCATGGGCATGACTCTAGGCAAAGAAGACTATCAAATTTTGGCTAAACGCCCGCTCGATATTTTCATCGGCGCAGTCGCCCAATACACCATTATGCCGCTGCTCGCCATCGGTATTGCCAAAGTCTTCAACCTATCTCCCGGATTGACGCTGGGTTTGGTTTTGGTCGGTACTTGCCCGGGCGGGGTTTCGTCCAACATCATGAGTTTCCTTGCCAAAGGCGATGTTGCCTTCTCAGTCGGCATGACCACCGTCTCTACCGTCCTCGCCCCCGTTATGACGCCGCTGTGGATGACTTACCTCGTGGGACAAACCGTCGAAATGGACGGCTGGGGCATGTTCAAGTTTATGTTGCTCGTTACCCTGTTGCCTGTCGTTATCGGCTCTGCCGCCAATATGTTGCTGCACAAAAAACACTGGTTTGAAGATGTTCGCGCCATTATGCCTGCCGTTGCCGTTGCCGCCTTTGCCTGCATTGTCGGCGGTGTTGCCGCCGTCCACGGCCACCGCTTTGCCGAATCTGCCTTAGTTATGGTGCTCGCCATTGCCGCACACAATATCGGCGGCTACATCCTCGGCTATTACAGCGGCGCACTGACCGGTATGAATACCGCCAAAAAACGTACCATCGCTATCGAAGTCGGCGTACAAAACGCCGGTCTCGCCACGGGTCTGAGCGCCAAATTCTTCCCGGGTAACGCTGAGTCCGCCGTCGCTACTGCCGTCGCCTGCGTCTGGCACTCCGTATCGGGAACCGTCTTGGGCAACTTATTCGCTTGGTGGGATAAGCGTAAGCAATAA
- the xth gene encoding exodeoxyribonuclease III: MKITTWNVNSLNVRLPQVQNWLADHQPDVLVLQELKLDQDKFPAAALQMMGWHSVWSGQKTYNGVAIISRSEPQDVHVGLPTLPDDPQRRVIAATVNGVRVINVYCVNGEALDSPKFQYKEQWFAALTEFVRDEMTRHEKLVLLGDFNIAPADADCYDPEKWHEKIHCSSIERQWFKNLLDLGLTDSLRQIHPEGAFYTWFDYRGAMFQRKLGLRIDHQLISPALSAVLKDVYVDLDARAQERPSDHAPVVAEFDL; this comes from the coding sequence ATGAAAATCACCACTTGGAACGTCAATTCCCTCAACGTGCGCCTGCCGCAGGTGCAAAACTGGCTTGCCGACCATCAGCCCGATGTCCTTGTTTTGCAAGAACTCAAGCTTGACCAAGACAAATTTCCCGCCGCCGCCCTGCAGATGATGGGCTGGCACAGCGTTTGGAGCGGGCAAAAAACCTACAACGGCGTCGCCATCATCAGCCGCAGCGAACCGCAAGACGTACACGTCGGCCTGCCTACCCTGCCCGACGACCCGCAACGCCGCGTCATCGCCGCAACCGTCAACGGCGTGCGCGTCATCAATGTCTATTGCGTCAACGGCGAAGCCCTCGACAGCCCGAAATTCCAATATAAAGAACAATGGTTTGCCGCTTTGACCGAATTTGTCCGCGACGAAATGACCCGCCACGAAAAACTGGTCTTGCTCGGCGACTTCAATATCGCGCCCGCCGATGCCGACTGCTACGATCCTGAAAAATGGCATGAAAAAATCCACTGCTCATCCATCGAGAGACAGTGGTTCAAAAATCTGCTGGATTTGGGCTTGACCGACAGCCTGCGCCAAATCCACCCCGAAGGCGCGTTTTACACTTGGTTTGACTATCGCGGCGCGATGTTCCAACGCAAACTCGGACTGCGCATCGACCACCAGCTCATCAGCCCCGCCCTGTCTGCCGTGTTGAAAGACGTTTATGTCGATTTGGACGCGCGCGCGCAAGAACGCCCCAGCGACCATGCGCCGGTCGTGGCTGAATTTGATTTGTAA